The sequence below is a genomic window from Bacteroidales bacterium.
AAACAGGTATTCATGGGGCAAATTTTGTAGGCGCCATCATTTCTCCAAATTCCATTAATTCTGCATGGGTCAAAAAGGAACTTGAAATCGCAATGACGCATGAAAAGTATCTTAATAAAACTAAAGTAATTGCAATAATCTGTGAAAAGTGTGAATTGCCAGAGTTTTTACAAAATCGATTAAATGTAGATTTTACAGACTCTCTAAAATTTCAGTTTGCATTTGAGAAATTAATAACAGCAATTATTGAAAAAGCTCCTCCAGTGTTATTTTCAGCTAGAGAAGCCCTTATCGAATTAAAAGGTAAAACAAGAGGAGTCGGAAATCTTGTTGGGATTAGCCAGCAAGGAATTAACCAACAATATATTAACTTAAATAATCGTGGTAACTGGAATTCTGCAGACGCAAAAACTGGAAGAAGCAGAACCTGGATTGCAGAATATTTTAATTATAATACTCTCAAATATAATTCTTTTGGTTTTTGTGACGGTCAAATTACTGAATATCCAATTTTAACTGTTCCAAAAGAACATTCCCAAAAGATTCAAGTAGTAAATTTTGTTGTTATTGATTCAGTAGATTATAAACAAAGCTATTAACTATTTTAATAAGCAAAACCCTAATCTAAGTTCATACAAAGATATCATTATACTGACAAGGATGTTTTTTGATAATAAATCAAAAGCTTTCATATGGAAAATAATGTTTTATGATATTGTATTTGTTGAGTGTATTTATGCTTCAGATTTTTCTGCTAAAACTGGAGAACTACTTTTTGA
It includes:
- a CDS encoding toll/interleukin-1 receptor domain-containing protein; translation: TGIHGANFVGAIISPNSINSAWVKKELEIAMTHEKYLNKTKVIAIICEKCELPEFLQNRLNVDFTDSLKFQFAFEKLITAIIEKAPPVLFSAREALIELKGKTRGVGNLVGISQQGINQQYINLNNRGNWNSADAKTGRSRTWIAEYFNYNTLKYNSFGFCDGQITEYPILTVPKEHSQKIQVVNFVVIDSVDYKQSY